Proteins from a genomic interval of Candidatus Zixiibacteriota bacterium:
- the phoU gene encoding phosphate signaling complex protein PhoU has translation MPHHLQREIEKLKKKILSLCASVEENVRMAVKSIEDRDAALAERVVGQDPEIDQSEVDLEEDCLKILALHQPVAIDLRFIIAVLKINSDLERIGDLAVNIAERAQFLSTQPRIAIPFDLDALAEKTQDMLKKSLDSLVNLNTALARDVCRTDDDVDEINREMYDLVKDAIRAHPEQLDILIPYLSVSRYLERIADHATNIAEDVIYMIEGVITRHSTGSF, from the coding sequence ATGCCACACCATTTACAGAGAGAAATAGAGAAACTCAAAAAGAAAATATTGTCTTTGTGTGCCTCAGTTGAGGAGAATGTCAGAATGGCGGTAAAATCCATTGAGGATAGAGATGCCGCTCTGGCCGAAAGGGTTGTCGGGCAGGATCCGGAGATTGATCAATCCGAGGTCGATCTGGAAGAGGACTGCCTCAAGATACTTGCCCTTCACCAACCGGTGGCGATCGACTTGCGGTTTATTATTGCCGTACTTAAGATTAACAGCGATCTGGAACGAATCGGGGACCTTGCAGTTAATATTGCTGAGCGTGCCCAATTCCTCAGCACCCAGCCCAGGATAGCCATTCCTTTTGATCTCGACGCATTGGCGGAAAAGACTCAGGATATGCTGAAGAAAAGTCTTGATTCGCTGGTGAACTTGAATACCGCACTGGCCCGAGATGTCTGTCGCACCGATGATGATGTTGATGAGATCAACCGGGAAATGTACGATTTGGTCAAAGATGCTATTCGCGCTCATCCGGAGCAACTCGATATTTTGATCCCGTATCTATCAGTATCCCGGTATCTCGAACGGATTGCCGATCATGCAACAAATATTGCTGAAGATGTGATTTACATGATTGAAGGTGTCATAACACGACATAGCACGGGTTCTTTCTAA
- a CDS encoding response regulator: MSGTRILVIDDETAIRRLLKISLEAEGYTLLEATQGREGLVSASTQRPDLIILDLGLPDIDGLTVLGKLREWSTIPVIVLTVKDSDIEKVTLLDAGADDYLTKPFSVLELLARIRAALRHTQPSEMQAIFHSGHLEVDLSARTVSVAGQPVKLTATEYDILRLLVRYAGKVVTQGHLLKEIWGPHASEQTQYLRVYIGQLRKKLEKDPSRPELILTEPGVGYRFIVIGR; encoded by the coding sequence GTGAGCGGGACCCGCATTCTGGTCATTGATGATGAAACCGCGATCCGGCGCCTTCTGAAAATTAGTCTCGAGGCCGAAGGATACACTCTGCTGGAAGCCACCCAGGGGAGAGAGGGGTTGGTGTCTGCCTCCACGCAACGGCCGGATCTGATAATCCTTGATCTGGGATTGCCCGACATTGACGGACTGACGGTCCTTGGAAAATTGCGCGAATGGTCAACTATACCGGTTATTGTCCTGACCGTTAAAGACTCCGATATAGAGAAAGTAACCCTACTTGACGCCGGCGCCGACGACTATCTAACCAAACCCTTCAGCGTCCTGGAGTTATTGGCGCGCATTAGGGCGGCGCTTCGGCATACTCAGCCTTCCGAAATGCAGGCGATTTTTCACAGCGGACATTTGGAGGTTGATCTCTCTGCCAGAACGGTATCCGTAGCGGGCCAGCCGGTCAAATTGACCGCGACCGAATATGATATCCTGCGACTATTGGTTCGTTATGCGGGGAAAGTTGTCACGCAGGGACATTTGCTGAAGGAAATCTGGGGGCCGCACGCTTCAGAACAAACACAATATTTGAGAGTCTATATCGGTCAGCTCCGCAAAAAGCTCGAGAAGGACCCATCACGCCCAGAATTGATTCTGACTGAGCCGGGCGTCGGTTATCGGTTTATTGTTATTGGACGCTAA
- a CDS encoding sensor histidine kinase KdpD — MPEPLRPDPDELLAAIKKDESKMQSGRLRIFFGMAAGVGKTYAMLKAAQDRLKEGVDVVIGTVDSHRRTETEMLTAGLPLIPRKKIVYKNAALEEMDIDAILARRPQLVLVDELAHTNVPGSRHPKRWHDVVELLDAGIDVYTTINVQHIESRKESVESVTGIRIRETVPDSILERAYQVILIDITPSELLKRLSEGKVYLGDMAGAAARNFFKEDRLTALREIALRLTAEKVDSELQDMISVRESDTAWKTTERLMVAVSHSPFSEGLIRATRRLAFGMEAPWIGVHVDTGIALSDQDRATLAKNLSLVRELGGEIVSTSDLDIAQALRRIARQRNVTQLIVGRPTRRRFRDILQGGTILDRLVRESGSFDVHVLRQETKRSAASEVRPKIEFESGLSIYGLVTSAVAAVALIDSLLLPLIGYRAVGFIFLLTVLAMGMFVSIGPILVAAVMSALIWDFFFIPPYGTFRIFAPEDIAMCGAYLFVAITTGTLTNRIRKRERMLRLREERTQVLYDIVRTMAAGHNRREFMSLTAEKMGATLDGECSIAPSNQDGKLERQTFPSREWCRIDREWAVAQWAFEHGKQAGWSTDTLPSADGIYIPLRGTSETVGILAYHPRGKVHLLQEEENLLSTVTRQLAISLERELLQDRSQQAERLAESEKLYQTILNSVSHEIRTPLTAIIGFTSALRSDQLNADTESRRQMINELSDSAERLNNVVTNLLDLSRLNSGMLSLKKDWHDINDLIAVVLGELQKTLSDHSVAIRSAENLPLIRIDFNLLKHALINLLSNASAYTPLGTAIELEITAVEGTLILKVTDNGPGVPAESLSHLFDKFYRVPGTPSGGTGIGLAIAKAIVEMHGGKIEAANIPKGGACFSIRLPIEKQPELPNESEGL, encoded by the coding sequence ATGCCCGAGCCGCTTCGCCCCGATCCTGATGAACTTCTGGCTGCCATCAAGAAGGATGAGAGCAAGATGCAATCCGGCCGTCTCAGAATATTTTTTGGCATGGCGGCCGGTGTGGGAAAGACATATGCCATGTTGAAAGCGGCCCAGGATCGCCTTAAAGAGGGTGTCGATGTAGTCATCGGGACAGTCGATTCGCACCGTAGAACCGAAACCGAGATGCTTACGGCCGGACTTCCTCTCATTCCCCGCAAGAAGATTGTCTATAAAAATGCTGCTCTTGAAGAGATGGATATTGATGCTATTCTGGCGCGGCGTCCGCAATTGGTTCTGGTCGATGAACTGGCACATACCAATGTCCCCGGCTCCCGCCATCCAAAAAGGTGGCACGATGTTGTTGAATTGCTTGATGCCGGAATTGATGTATATACCACCATTAATGTCCAGCACATCGAGAGCCGCAAGGAATCGGTTGAGAGCGTCACAGGTATTAGGATTCGTGAAACTGTCCCCGATTCTATTTTGGAACGTGCTTACCAGGTCATTCTAATTGATATTACGCCCTCCGAGTTGCTGAAACGACTGAGCGAAGGGAAGGTGTATCTTGGCGACATGGCTGGGGCCGCCGCGCGGAATTTCTTTAAGGAGGATCGTCTCACTGCCCTGCGCGAGATCGCTCTGCGGCTGACGGCCGAGAAAGTAGACAGTGAACTGCAGGACATGATATCGGTAAGAGAGTCTGATACTGCCTGGAAAACAACCGAACGATTGATGGTGGCGGTGAGTCACAGCCCCTTTTCCGAAGGATTAATTCGGGCCACGCGCCGACTGGCCTTCGGTATGGAAGCGCCCTGGATTGGAGTCCATGTCGATACCGGAATAGCTTTATCGGATCAGGATAGAGCGACTCTGGCCAAAAACCTCTCTTTGGTTAGAGAACTGGGCGGCGAGATCGTCTCTACTTCCGATTTGGATATTGCCCAGGCCTTGCGGAGAATTGCGCGGCAACGCAATGTCACCCAGCTTATTGTCGGACGTCCAACACGCCGACGATTTCGGGATATACTCCAGGGTGGAACAATTCTGGATCGGCTGGTCAGGGAGAGTGGGAGCTTTGACGTGCATGTTTTGCGCCAGGAAACCAAGCGAAGCGCCGCTTCAGAAGTTCGTCCGAAAATTGAATTTGAATCGGGACTGTCGATTTACGGTTTGGTAACAAGCGCCGTGGCCGCAGTCGCCTTGATAGATAGTCTTTTGCTTCCTTTGATTGGCTATCGAGCAGTAGGCTTCATATTCTTGCTGACCGTTCTTGCCATGGGGATGTTTGTCTCAATTGGTCCGATTCTTGTCGCCGCCGTTATGAGCGCCCTTATCTGGGATTTCTTCTTTATTCCCCCCTATGGGACTTTTCGGATTTTCGCTCCCGAAGATATTGCTATGTGCGGCGCCTACCTTTTCGTCGCTATCACCACCGGCACACTTACCAACCGAATTCGGAAAAGGGAACGGATGTTGCGTCTCCGCGAGGAGCGCACGCAAGTGCTTTATGATATCGTTCGAACTATGGCGGCCGGTCATAACAGGCGGGAATTCATGTCACTGACTGCCGAAAAAATGGGAGCGACTCTTGACGGAGAATGCTCCATAGCTCCTTCAAATCAGGATGGGAAATTGGAGCGGCAGACCTTTCCGTCTCGTGAATGGTGCCGGATCGATAGGGAATGGGCCGTAGCCCAATGGGCATTTGAGCACGGCAAGCAAGCGGGATGGTCCACCGATACTCTGCCGTCAGCCGACGGTATCTATATACCTTTACGAGGAACCTCGGAGACAGTCGGTATATTGGCATATCATCCCCGCGGGAAAGTGCATCTTCTTCAGGAAGAAGAGAATCTTCTTTCCACAGTGACCCGCCAATTGGCGATTTCATTGGAAAGAGAATTGCTCCAGGATCGGTCTCAGCAGGCCGAGCGGCTGGCGGAATCGGAAAAGCTCTATCAGACCATCCTTAATTCCGTTTCGCATGAAATTCGCACTCCTTTGACGGCCATAATAGGCTTTACATCAGCTCTTCGGAGCGACCAACTAAATGCCGACACGGAAAGCCGCCGGCAAATGATAAACGAATTGAGCGACAGCGCTGAACGTCTAAATAATGTGGTAACGAATTTGCTTGATTTATCTCGTCTTAATTCAGGAATGCTCAGCTTGAAAAAGGACTGGCATGATATAAATGACTTGATCGCCGTCGTCCTCGGTGAATTGCAAAAAACCCTGTCGGATCATTCTGTCGCCATCAGGAGTGCTGAAAATTTGCCTTTAATACGAATTGATTTCAATCTGCTTAAACATGCGTTGATTAATCTATTGTCAAACGCGTCCGCCTATACCCCTTTGGGTACAGCAATTGAATTGGAAATAACGGCGGTCGAAGGCACATTAATCCTGAAAGTCACTGATAATGGCCCGGGCGTTCCGGCGGAATCTCTGTCGCATCTGTTTGACAAATTTTACCGCGTTCCCGGGACACCTTCAGGCGGCACTGGTATCGGACTTGCCATTGCCAAAGCTATTGTCGAAATGCATGGGGGGAAAATTGAGGCCGCCAATATTCCCAAGGGGGGAGCCTGCTTTTCTATCAGACTCCCCATCGAAAAGCAGCCTGAATTGCCTAACGAAAGTGAGGGCTTGTGA
- the kdpC gene encoding potassium-transporting ATPase subunit KdpC: MKTIITAGKLVLVMTLITGLAYPLFVSVIAKILFADKAEGSPILKNGIVIGSELIGQNFTGQQYFWPRPSAIEYNPLPSGGSNLGPTSAVLKDKIAGRRARLLAIYGRDREIPDDLLFSSASGLDPHVSPQAARYQVDRIIKARHLDQTTKNSLYNLIDKYTEYPTLGLLGEPRVNVLKLNLALDSLAGGSK; encoded by the coding sequence ATGAAGACAATTATTACCGCCGGCAAGCTTGTGTTGGTCATGACGCTAATCACTGGATTAGCATATCCACTTTTTGTCAGCGTCATTGCAAAGATTCTCTTTGCCGATAAAGCGGAGGGAAGTCCCATTTTGAAGAATGGCATCGTAATCGGATCCGAGTTGATCGGACAGAATTTCACCGGACAGCAATATTTCTGGCCGCGGCCATCTGCTATTGAATATAATCCTCTTCCATCTGGCGGGAGTAATCTTGGTCCGACCAGTGCTGTGCTCAAAGATAAGATAGCTGGAAGACGGGCGCGGTTGCTGGCGATCTATGGCAGAGATAGAGAAATACCTGATGACTTGCTTTTTTCTTCCGCCAGCGGACTTGACCCGCATGTCAGCCCGCAGGCAGCGCGTTACCAAGTTGATCGCATAATTAAGGCGCGACATCTTGACCAAACGACAAAAAATTCCTTATATAATCTGATTGACAAATATACCGAATATCCGACTCTGGGTCTTTTGGGAGAACCCCGGGTCAATGTGCTTAAATTGAATCTCGCTTTGGATTCATTAGCAGGAGGTTCGAAATAA
- the kdpB gene encoding potassium-transporting ATPase subunit KdpB, which translates to MVPKESKIVDRALIMAALKDSLLKLRPTAEMRNPVMFVTYVGAVLTTISFLGGFVKGAISAFELQISVWLWFTVIFANFAEALAEGRGKAQAESLKKTRTQLFARLMKDKKEIKVPATELRKGDLVVCEANDIIPADGDVIEGIASVDESAITGESAPVIRESGGDRSAVTGGTRVISDRILIRVSSEPGNAFIDRMIALIEGAKRQKTPNEIALSIVLAGLTIVFLLGVATLKLFSDYASAAAGQNLSSIITVPVLIALLVCLIPTTIGGLLSAIGIAGIDRLVRRNVIAKSGRAVEAAGDIDVLLLDKTGTITLGNRMATEFIPAPMYLTQHLAEAAQLASLADETPEGRSIVVLAKAKYDLRAQTLTPSQARFIPFSAQTRISGVDIFDADGSTALRIRKGAIDSIRSYVEQNGGVFPKEVQTAVENISVMGGTPLAVADDTGVLGIIHLKDIVKGGIRERFLELRRMGIHTVMITGDNPLTAAAIAAEAGVDDFIAQATPETKLARIRQEQQNGHLVAMTGDGTNDAPALAQADVGVAMNTGTQAAREAGNMVDLDSNPTKLIQIVEIGKQLLMTRGALTTFSIANDVAKYFAILPAIFGTLYALSGTESGPLAALNIMHLHSPQSAILSAVIFNALIIIALIPLALRGVAYRAQSASLLLRRNLLIYGLGGLLAPFIGIKLIDLIVTLFGLAS; encoded by the coding sequence ATGGTTCCTAAAGAATCAAAAATAGTTGATCGAGCCCTCATAATGGCAGCGCTGAAAGATTCTTTGCTGAAGTTGAGACCGACCGCGGAGATGCGCAATCCGGTCATGTTCGTTACTTATGTCGGGGCCGTTCTGACGACCATATCTTTTTTGGGCGGGTTTGTCAAAGGTGCCATTTCCGCATTTGAATTGCAGATCAGTGTCTGGCTCTGGTTTACAGTAATTTTTGCCAATTTCGCCGAGGCCCTGGCCGAAGGGAGGGGCAAAGCCCAGGCCGAAAGTCTGAAGAAGACCCGGACACAACTATTTGCACGGCTTATGAAAGACAAAAAAGAAATCAAGGTGCCTGCAACAGAGCTTCGAAAGGGCGACTTGGTAGTTTGCGAAGCAAATGATATTATTCCGGCCGATGGTGACGTAATTGAAGGCATTGCCAGTGTGGATGAATCGGCCATTACCGGGGAATCAGCGCCAGTCATCAGGGAAAGCGGTGGGGATCGCAGCGCAGTGACCGGAGGCACCCGGGTTATTAGCGATCGTATTCTAATCAGAGTCTCTTCAGAACCGGGTAATGCTTTTATTGATCGCATGATCGCCCTTATCGAGGGGGCCAAACGTCAGAAGACTCCCAACGAAATTGCCCTGAGCATAGTGTTGGCAGGACTGACGATTGTCTTCTTGTTGGGGGTGGCGACACTCAAACTCTTTTCCGATTATGCGAGTGCCGCGGCTGGGCAGAATTTGAGTTCGATCATAACGGTTCCAGTTCTGATTGCTCTTCTGGTCTGTCTCATTCCAACAACCATCGGTGGGTTACTGAGTGCTATCGGGATCGCCGGTATTGACCGGCTGGTGCGCCGAAATGTCATTGCCAAGAGCGGACGAGCAGTGGAAGCCGCCGGTGATATTGATGTTCTCTTACTTGACAAGACCGGTACAATCACACTTGGCAACCGAATGGCTACGGAATTTATCCCTGCGCCGATGTATCTGACGCAGCATCTGGCAGAGGCCGCCCAACTGGCCTCGCTGGCCGATGAGACCCCCGAAGGAAGATCAATTGTTGTCTTGGCCAAAGCGAAATATGATTTGCGCGCCCAAACTCTGACTCCCAGTCAGGCGAGATTTATCCCCTTTTCGGCGCAAACAAGGATCAGCGGGGTGGACATTTTTGATGCCGATGGTTCGACCGCTTTACGGATTCGAAAGGGCGCCATTGACTCCATTCGTTCATATGTGGAACAGAATGGCGGCGTTTTTCCCAAGGAAGTCCAGACGGCAGTTGAAAATATCTCAGTCATGGGTGGAACTCCTCTGGCAGTGGCCGACGATACCGGAGTTCTGGGAATAATACATCTGAAGGATATAGTAAAAGGTGGCATCAGGGAGAGATTTTTGGAGCTTCGCAGAATGGGTATACACACGGTCATGATTACCGGCGACAATCCTCTGACAGCGGCGGCCATCGCAGCGGAAGCGGGTGTGGATGATTTTATCGCTCAGGCCACGCCTGAGACGAAACTTGCGAGAATTCGCCAGGAGCAGCAAAACGGGCATCTGGTCGCCATGACCGGTGACGGCACCAATGATGCGCCGGCGCTGGCGCAAGCCGACGTCGGTGTCGCTATGAACACCGGGACGCAGGCGGCCCGAGAAGCGGGCAATATGGTCGATCTTGACAGTAATCCGACCAAGCTGATTCAAATTGTTGAAATCGGCAAGCAACTTCTGATGACACGCGGCGCCCTGACCACTTTCAGTATTGCCAATGATGTTGCCAAATATTTTGCCATTCTTCCCGCCATTTTTGGAACGCTCTATGCTCTTTCAGGAACAGAGAGCGGTCCTCTGGCGGCATTGAATATAATGCACCTGCATTCGCCGCAGAGCGCCATCCTGAGCGCCGTAATTTTTAATGCCCTCATTATTATTGCCCTGATTCCTTTGGCTTTGCGAGGAGTGGCATACCGGGCGCAATCGGCTTCGCTGCTTCTGCGCCGCAACCTTCTTATATATGGTTTGGGTGGTCTTCTGGCTCCCTTTATTGGCATAAAACTGATTGATCTGATTGTTACCCTATTCGGCTTGGCTTCTTGA
- the kdpA gene encoding potassium-transporting ATPase subunit KdpA, whose translation MSIRDFMQILIFVAVLVLLAPPLGQYMANVFGGKRTFLHPVFGWLERLIYRSCGVDETEEMNWRAYAGALLWFNAIGFGIVFVLQIVQKMLPLNPAGLGNVQWASAFNTAVSFMTNTNWQSYAGETTLSYLTQTLGLTVQNFVSAGTGIAVMLTLIRGIVKKTSVSLGNFWVDLTRSVVYVLLPLSIVLAVALVGQGAVQTFSPAIHATTIEGTIQVIPRGPAASQIAIKQLGTNGGGFFNANSAHPFENPTPLSNFLEMLAILIIPAGLVFTYGRMANARRHAVVIFSVMLMLFMSGLALSLYSENTANAALGIKTNLEGKETRFGNTNSVLWSVATTAASNGSVNAMHSSSSPLSGGVAIFNMMLGEIVFGGVGAGMYGMLLFIILTVFLSGLMVGRTPEYLGKKIEAHEVQMAILAILLTNAVILIGSGMAAVLPIALAGLANKGPHGFSEILYAFTSAAGNNGSAFAGLNANTNFYNLTLGISMLIGRFGIIVPCLAIAGSLVTKKISPLSSGSFTTDNFVFGLIMTAVILIVGALTFLPALCLGPIIEHLLMRGGIVF comes from the coding sequence ATGTCAATCCGTGATTTTATGCAGATTTTGATTTTTGTCGCTGTTCTGGTTCTGTTGGCTCCACCGCTGGGGCAATATATGGCGAATGTCTTTGGCGGAAAGCGAACATTTCTGCATCCGGTGTTTGGTTGGCTTGAGCGACTCATATATCGATCGTGCGGCGTTGACGAAACCGAGGAAATGAATTGGCGGGCATATGCTGGGGCGCTTTTATGGTTCAATGCCATCGGTTTCGGAATTGTGTTTGTTCTGCAGATAGTTCAGAAAATGCTTCCGCTTAATCCCGCAGGATTGGGCAATGTCCAATGGGCGTCGGCTTTCAATACCGCTGTCAGTTTCATGACCAATACCAACTGGCAATCCTATGCGGGCGAGACGACCCTGAGTTATCTGACCCAGACGCTCGGTCTAACAGTCCAGAATTTTGTCAGCGCTGGGACCGGCATAGCTGTGATGCTGACGCTGATCCGGGGAATTGTGAAAAAAACATCTGTTTCACTCGGGAATTTCTGGGTCGATCTTACACGTTCGGTAGTGTATGTACTCCTTCCTCTGTCAATTGTGCTGGCGGTCGCTTTAGTCGGACAGGGAGCCGTTCAAACCTTCTCACCGGCAATACATGCCACTACTATCGAAGGTACAATTCAGGTCATCCCGCGCGGTCCGGCGGCTTCACAGATCGCTATCAAGCAGCTGGGAACCAATGGCGGAGGTTTCTTTAACGCCAATAGCGCCCATCCTTTCGAGAATCCAACTCCGCTTTCCAATTTTCTGGAAATGCTGGCCATACTCATTATCCCTGCCGGGCTTGTTTTCACCTATGGCCGCATGGCCAATGCCCGTCGGCATGCCGTTGTCATCTTCAGTGTCATGCTGATGCTGTTTATGAGCGGGTTGGCGTTGTCGCTCTATAGTGAAAACACCGCCAATGCGGCTCTTGGTATTAAAACCAATCTTGAAGGCAAGGAGACACGTTTCGGCAATACAAATAGTGTTTTGTGGTCGGTCGCTACGACGGCCGCATCAAATGGATCGGTTAACGCTATGCATTCCAGTTCATCACCTCTCTCCGGCGGGGTGGCGATATTCAATATGATGCTGGGAGAGATTGTTTTCGGAGGCGTCGGAGCTGGCATGTATGGAATGCTTCTATTTATCATATTGACAGTATTCCTGTCTGGGCTTATGGTCGGACGGACGCCGGAATATCTGGGGAAAAAGATAGAAGCGCACGAAGTTCAAATGGCGATACTCGCTATCCTTCTGACTAACGCGGTCATATTAATCGGGAGTGGAATGGCTGCCGTATTGCCCATTGCTCTAGCTGGGCTGGCCAATAAGGGGCCGCATGGTTTCAGCGAAATCCTTTATGCGTTTACATCGGCGGCGGGCAACAACGGAAGCGCTTTCGCCGGTCTCAATGCTAACACCAATTTCTATAATCTCACGCTGGGAATATCCATGCTAATCGGTCGGTTTGGGATAATTGTACCATGTTTGGCTATCGCCGGCAGCCTGGTTACGAAGAAGATTTCGCCTCTCTCAAGCGGATCGTTTACCACCGACAATTTCGTCTTTGGGTTAATTATGACTGCAGTAATACTGATAGTTGGCGCTCTTACTTTCCTGCCGGCGCTTTGTCTCGGGCCGATAATTGAACATCTTTTGATGCGCGGTGGGATAGTATTTTAG
- a CDS encoding PDZ domain-containing protein: MRRLVFLGLIALLAVLPLWSAGVADKNPANAWLGLYTQTVDKDLKEAFRLDVDHGVIVNQVIPDSPADKAGLQQGDIILSIDGAKLTGSDQLAELVSGHKPGDQIKVEILRKGVQKEMTATIGERKGEEPPRIFGDPGSLSQAYSKKYVMGRSNISDTYIGVNLESLNAQLGEYFGVKDGQGALITEVFEDSPAQKAGLKAGDVITQIDGKEVTEPADVQKAVGDKSKGDKLNLTILRDRARLEMAVEVAETPDNFYSLPDIQAPDIPRDMIWFNGPMRGLLRGNFDDSNPDMEGMQESIKQLKEQIEELQQQMKNMQNNPGK; the protein is encoded by the coding sequence ATGAGACGACTGGTTTTTCTCGGTCTTATCGCGCTTCTGGCCGTGCTTCCACTTTGGTCGGCCGGCGTCGCCGATAAGAATCCCGCCAATGCATGGTTGGGGCTTTATACCCAGACTGTTGACAAGGATCTCAAAGAGGCGTTCCGCCTCGATGTCGACCACGGGGTTATTGTCAATCAGGTAATCCCCGACTCTCCCGCCGATAAGGCCGGGCTTCAGCAGGGGGATATCATTCTTTCCATCGATGGCGCCAAATTGACCGGCTCGGATCAATTGGCCGAACTGGTGTCCGGACACAAACCCGGCGATCAGATCAAAGTCGAAATTCTCCGAAAAGGGGTACAGAAGGAAATGACCGCCACTATCGGTGAGCGCAAAGGTGAGGAGCCGCCCAGGATTTTTGGCGATCCCGGCTCGCTGTCGCAAGCTTACAGCAAGAAATATGTCATGGGCCGAAGCAATATCTCAGACACTTATATTGGCGTAAATCTGGAGAGCCTTAACGCCCAATTGGGCGAATATTTCGGAGTTAAAGATGGCCAGGGGGCGCTGATAACCGAGGTATTCGAAGATTCTCCTGCTCAGAAGGCTGGTTTGAAGGCCGGGGATGTTATCACGCAGATCGACGGCAAGGAGGTTACCGAACCGGCTGATGTGCAGAAAGCGGTCGGCGATAAATCAAAAGGGGACAAATTGAACCTGACGATTCTTCGCGACCGGGCCCGCCTTGAAATGGCGGTGGAGGTGGCCGAAACGCCGGACAATTTCTATTCCTTGCCAGATATTCAGGCCCCCGATATCCCCAGGGACATGATCTGGTTCAACGGGCCGATGCGTGGCCTGCTGCGCGGCAATTTTGATGACAGCAACCCCGACATGGAGGGGATGCAGGAATCGATCAAACAATTGAAAGAGCAAATAGAGGAACTCCAGCAACAAATGAAGAATATGCAGAATAATCCGGGCAAATAG
- the hprK gene encoding HPr(Ser) kinase/phosphatase encodes MPELTVDRIYKDRKDYFDLTLLNSEAGLKKKITSAEVHRPGLPLAGFMERFANHRTQVLGETEMAFLVQMSHESLMEVARRLFASNIPVLMISKGITPPLDFLEMADKYQTAVFSSRLTTSELTNRLSAYLDMIFAPSITVHGTLVDVYGVGLLYTGKSGIGKSEIALDLIERGHRLVADDVIRITRKAPDLIVGTGSEMLGQLMEIRGIGIIDIEKLFGIRAVRIQKRIEVEVHLTLWSDNLEYERLGIEELTTTVLGVSIPLINIPISPGKNITVISEVIAMNHMLKVYGENSALEFSKRLAERLHRQAMTKDYLESDYE; translated from the coding sequence ATGCCTGAATTAACTGTCGACCGCATATATAAAGACCGCAAGGATTATTTCGATTTGACATTGCTCAATTCCGAAGCGGGCTTGAAGAAAAAAATCACCTCGGCTGAGGTACACCGCCCGGGGCTTCCCCTGGCCGGATTTATGGAACGATTCGCCAACCACCGCACCCAGGTGCTGGGCGAGACGGAAATGGCTTTTCTGGTTCAGATGAGTCATGAGTCGCTGATGGAGGTGGCCAGGCGCCTTTTCGCCAGCAATATCCCGGTGCTGATGATCTCCAAAGGAATAACGCCGCCGCTCGATTTCCTTGAAATGGCCGACAAATATCAGACCGCCGTTTTCTCCTCGCGGCTGACCACCTCGGAATTGACCAATCGCCTTTCCGCCTATCTGGATATGATTTTTGCCCCCTCGATTACGGTTCACGGAACGCTGGTTGATGTTTACGGGGTGGGACTTCTCTACACCGGAAAATCGGGTATCGGCAAATCGGAAATCGCCCTTGATTTGATCGAGCGGGGGCACCGCCTCGTGGCCGATGATGTGATAAGGATTACACGCAAGGCGCCGGATCTGATTGTCGGCACCGGCTCGGAGATGCTGGGACAGTTGATGGAAATCCGCGGCATCGGGATAATCGATATCGAAAAGCTTTTTGGTATCCGGGCGGTGCGGATTCAGAAGCGGATTGAGGTGGAGGTGCATCTGACACTCTGGTCGGATAATCTGGAATATGAAAGGCTGGGGATTGAAGAGTTGACCACGACCGTTCTGGGGGTGTCGATTCCCTTGATAAATATCCCGATATCGCCGGGGAAAAATATCACCGTGATATCCGAGGTTATTGCCATGAACCATATGCTGAAGGTCTATGGCGAGAATTCGGCCCTGGAATTCTCCAAGCGACTGGCCGAACGCCTCCACCGCCAGGCGATGACGAAGGATTACCTCGAATCGGATTATGAATGA